The following DNA comes from Miscanthus floridulus cultivar M001 chromosome 5, ASM1932011v1, whole genome shotgun sequence.
taactcccgtgacttctggctctccgtctccgtctctcccaccgcagaagggaggtgtgacccctcggtgccattggcttctcgtcttctggcctctgcctataaaacaaatcctcccctctcggttaagctctcttggcgaagtacaccactttccagcagcgcaagttcttctcgttccacctccggcgagcaccagagatggaagagtaggcctccggaacgcgtctccgtcatgggcttcacctgctcgggtgaagacgggcgattacgtttttggggagtgtcggtggtggcacgactactcgctggtgaacctgtagcggtgcctcttcacggcgtccttttctgcactgcatcgagcggaacgactacaacaacaaagcaccatcatggcttttcctggtgcgagcggctccgccgcagggtataatctccttcaccctcttctgagtttcatcatcaatatcatgatgttcctaggcaatactgctttcatattcaacatgccctgtttggttgatttggatgattatgctagtactggttttctggttccttttaattttgtgatcatcatgatcttgatatttgagaatacatcttttatatttatgatcatgtctgtgatgcttcagctatgtaaaacaatgtttcacatatgtttcggctccataatttgtcttatcagcatgttaacatttgtcatgaattgtCTCTGTCTTTCtattcatgacttcactctcatttttattgcgttatttttatggattaaaataaatatgaaaatgccttattatTCAACATTCCAAAAACGTAATTTTAGGCCATTTTCATCTGTTGGCTTTGCGGGCATGCTAAAGCCTACGCCGTTTGAGGGCACTCACTACAAGAGGTGGCGTGAGAAAGCCcttctgtggttgtcggccatgcgctgtggtcatgtgctcaatgagcagcctgctactgtgagatccgatgaggatgagcaggcttggggacatgctgagaccatgtgcaaggctgcactgttgagcatcatcaatgattctctggttgatgcctacataccactcccgactggcagagctgtgtgggaagcccttgaggcccggtacggtctttccgacgtcggttctgagctgtacatcatggagtagttccatgactacaagatggttgataaccgtcctatagtcgaacaggctcatgagatacagggactGGTGAAGGAATTGGAGCTGTACGGCTGTCCTCTCCCTGATAGGTTCGTGGCAGGGTGcattattgctaagctgccaccttcctggactgattttgctactaccttgaaacacaagaggcagcagtttagcattactgaacttgttggcactcttgatgttgaggacaaggcaagagcaaaggatgttaagggaaagagcaagggcgagaatggtgaggcgactactagtgcacatgtggtgcaaaagtttcatcctaagccacaaaagaagaagccccagcaggagcttaagcagaaacccactaccttcttcaagaaaggtaataataagaagatgggattagacaaggcaaagatgaactgcttcacttgtgggaacactgggcacttctctagagagtgtcctgaggctaagtggaagccccCACCAAAAGCGAAGACAGTCAACACCATTGAGACTGATGCAGACGCTGCTGGGTACGGTAATTTAtctgcatttacagtttgttcctcacctgattagtgggttgatacaggtgcaaatatacatgtgtgtgctgataagtccttgttttctttttaccaggtcgggaggagtggagccttgctgatggggaatggcgcgcgtgctggtgttcatggtgttggtacggtggatctgaagcttacttcggggaagaccgtgcaactcaagaacgtgcatcatgtcccctcaataaggaaaaatcttattagtggctctctgctatgtcgagacggttttaaacttgtgtttgagtcgaataaatgtgttatgtcaaagcatggaacctttgttggaaaaggctatgagagcggaggcttgttccgcttgtctttggttgatactttacctcttgcagtgaataatgtcgttaataacgttaatgttgagatgaatgtttggcattctcgattatgtcatgttaatcttggttgcatgtcccgcttagctggtttgaatttaattcctaaatttgacgttgccaaaagctccaaatgtcatacatgcgttgaggcaaaacaacctcgcaagcctcacaaggcagttgcggcgagagagttggcaccacttgaactcatccattccgatatttgtgaaatgaacggaattttgacaaaaggtggtaagagatacttcataacgttcatagatgattgcactcgatattgctatgtgtacctaattaaaacaaaagatgaggcattacattattttaaaacctttaaagctgaggctgagaatcaacttgaaaagcatatcaaacggttgcgatccgatcgcgggggagaatatttctctaatgaattttctgagttttgcgcggtgcacggtataattcataagaggacacctccatactcaccacaatccaatgggattgctgaaagaaagaaccgcactctaactgacttggtgaatgccatgttggagacaactggtttatctaaggaatggtggggtgagacaattttaactgcgaatcatgtcctaaatagagtgcccacaaagaacaaagaaatcactccatttgaggaatgggagaaaaagagattaaatatttcttatcttcgcgtttggggttgtttggccaaagtgaacgtgccaataaacaaaaagcgaaagcttgaaCCAAAAACTGTAGATTATGTTTTCCTAGGCTATGCCATTCATAGTGTGGGCTATcgttttttaataataaattctagtgctcctgatatggctgttggaacggtcatggagtctagagatgccacgttctttgagaatgaatttccaatgaaaataggtgcatctagcgtgtctagtcatgatcctgttcctgaacttcatgaatcgaatatacacgctgatgataacacccatgagcttgagcaaaatcctgaggaggatgataatACTGTCACTCAAAGGAGTAAgaggctgaagggtcgagatggcgactagagggggggtgaatagtcttttctaaaacataatcgcgtcggctaaccgatacaaatgcggaatttaaactaacggtctagccaagactacaccccactatatatgttcactagcaccttgcaaagataacaattatgcaacaaaggtgccgggctagctagagctctcctaaacaattctaggagcaaggtcacacagacctatgccactagtactttaaacaacaagggagctcctacacatgctagtaagcaaaagtacaaagctaactaagctcactagcaatgctcaataacaaggcaaccaatgcctaattagagagcacaaatacttagttacacaaactaagcaatgtgactaacaaggttactaaaaccaaattagccacgcaagggagctacttctatgctacataagcatgaaggtaattagcaagctacacaagctaactaattacaaaagcaacaacacaagcttaatgtatatgaaagtaaacgcaagcttgtgtaacagggatgcaaaccaacaggaagaataaggttgacacgatgatttttctcccgaggtttatgtgtttgccaacacgctagtccccgttgtgtcgaccgctcacttggtggttcggcggctaattagcatcacccgctaagcccgcacgtcgggcaccgcaagaacctaccccttgagtgagggtagctcaatgacacactttactagagttgctcttcgcggctcccgcggggcgagcacaatgcccctcacaagctcttctccggagcgccacacaagcttcttgcgcgcttcgacggagaccaccaccaagctgtctaggaggtggcaacctccaagagtaacaagcaccaccggcttgcaactcgatcacctagtgccactcgatgcaacctcatgatgcaatcgcactagaatcgctcactcacataatcgaatgatcactatcaagtatgtatgagatggagggctcctaagcactcttaagcatggacacaaagtcccccaaggtgctccacaccagccatggctgaaggccacttctatttatagccccaagggctaaactagccgttaccccttcactgggcaacggtcgggccgatcggacgctccggtcgagttgaccggacgctggacctcagcgtccggtcgctcgcagacgaccacgtgtcctggttccaacggtcacttgacttgaccagacgcagcagcactcaactgaccgaacgctggaccctcagcgtctggtcgtttccagtaagctcccgagcatgaccggacgcgtccggtcgaacgcgatcggacgcagccagtgtccggtcactctccagctactgctacactccacgtcagtgcgACTGGACAcagcctgccagcgttcggtgcattcagatctagcatccggtcagttgaccgacgccagcatcttctccattctcttcacccttgctcaagtgtgctaaccacaagaatttgcatccggcgcaatagaaaataggcattccattttcccgtaagcgccgaatcccgcctcacaagctcggcgggagggagagagggacccaagcccatctcaaccctgcaaacaccacctcctttataaatgtgccaacaccaccaagtgtacaccaccatgtgtaagtgtgttagcattttcacaatcatttcccaaaagatgttagccactcaacttgccacgccactcgatcctagcgacaatgcaaagttagatcactcgagtggcactagatgaccgatatgcaaacaagtttgcccctcttgatagtacggccatctatcctaaacccggtcataaacttctctacacacctatgaccggtgaaatgaaatgccctaggttatacctttgccttgcgcattccattccatctccttcaatgtcgatgcaacacatgcaccaacacgatcaacaatgatatgatccacttcatatcatcacatgatcatattggttcatcgatcttgactctacttgctcttcaccgttgccatcgtccatcggcgccaagtcttgcttaagcttcaccgccacgcggtccatcactccaaagccttcgacttgcccttcacgcttgcaaccggtccatcaagccaagtcttgtcttgatcttctccaccttgatcacatgactcaatgtcatgtctcatgtgcatttaagctccttcatcatcacatgtgtgagctttgcaacatctccaagccattttcaccttcatggcatatgttgctcacacacatgtacctgtggactaatcacctgtgtatctcacataaacataattaatcCACCtaaattgtcactcaattaccaaaaccaaacaaggacctttcagaggcaaagagttgcaaaatcctttggagaagactttattatatatctcgtggatgacactcccacaaccgtttctgaggcatactcttctcctgattctgacatgtggaaggaggtagtgcaaagtgagatggactccattatgtccaatgggacatgggaagtggttgaccgtccatttggttgcaaacctgtgggctgtaaatgggtgtttaaaaagaagctgaggcctgatggtacaattgagaagtaCAAAGCTAGGCTTGTTGCTAAGGGTTATACACAGAAGGAAGGTGAAGATTACTTTGATACTTACTCACATGTTGCTCGATTGACGACCATTCATGTGTTGCTATCCCTAGCTGCCTCACATGGTCttttcattcatcagatggatgttaagacagccttcctaaatggagagcttgaggaagagatctacatggatcagcctaaTGGGTTTAtcgcaaatggtcaagagggtaaagtttgtaagttattgaagtccctgtacggcctaaagcaagctcccaagcagtggcatgagaagtttgataaaactttaacatcagccagctttgttgtgaatgaagctgataaatgtgtatattatcggtttggtggtggtgatggtgtgatactatgcctatatgtggatgatatattaatatttggcaacaatctaaatgtgattaaagaagtaaaagattttttgtcgagtaactttgagatgaaagacttgggagaggctgatgttattctcaacattaagctttcaagggaggaaggaaatggtggggtaactcttatgcagtctcactatgtggaaaaggtcttgaaccgatttgggtacagtgagtgtacgcctgctcctactccgtacgatccaagtgttcatttgaggaagaatcacagaattgcaagagaccaattgagatattcatagataattggttctcttatatacctagctagcgcaaccaggcctgatatctcattcgctgtaagcaaactaagccggtttgtgtcaaatccgggagatactcactagaatgctcttgagagagtgttgcGCTATTTGAAAGGGACAATGAGTTATAGCATTTACTTTTCCGGGtatccgagggtactagagggttattgtgatgctaattggatttctgatgcggatcagctgtatgccacgagtggatacgtgtttctacttggaggtggtgctgtttcttggaagtcttgcaagtagactatcttaacgaagtctacaatggaagcagaactaaccgcattggataccgctagtgctgaggtagagtggctccgtgatctcctgatggatttgccgattgttgagaaaccaatcccggcaatttccatgaactgtgataatcaaactatgatcactaaggtaaacagttataaggataacatgaagtccacaaagcatgtgaagagacgtttgaagactgtcagaaaactgagaaactccggagtaattgcattggactatgtccatacatcaaataatctggcagatcaattcactaagggtctgtcacgcaatgtgatagaaggtgcgtcgagggaactgggtttgagacccacatagagccatcaacagtggtaacctatcctatgtgatcggagatcccgtgaattaggatggcgaaacaagctgttgattgactgagggagagaccccttagattatagctcagttcgttggagatgcaccgtctctccaatactgttaggcaggatgattaagttcttaatgtgatccgagcggcttggtatagcggggatgttgtcctacagaacatcctataaggaacacacctatatgagcttgattgctagtcacaatctatgagatgtgggtaatctctagatgctcatgaaaaggcctcgaagtgtgacttatatgcttcaaaacaaagggaaggcacttggcagcctagtatcagttaagaggctatgtgaaactcatctcacacaaaactgtcaattcaaggttctgtccattgttcagttgtggatgagtgtagctagctttctagatggatgttcaacttaacagtctccatcgaaacactggtatataaaaggaatgtggttctgagaacttcaaactgcgtaccctagagtttggtggggattgttagatattatgggcttggcccatttatttaatatctctattaaactctatggtccgtacatgtacattaatggttttTATACCATATGAGAATTTAATCGAGAgacgactctacttaaatacatgatcattgatcgatctatttgagaagtaaaagtgaatcacctggatgccacacgcgcgcgcgcgccgccaccgccgcccggcccgagcccgtgggcgtgggcgtggcgtggcgaggcgaggcgggcggcggcgagcggacgggcgggcgaggcctttatttttgaaactccgtttcctgtgacgaattgattggaggagtttctgttaactcccgtgacttctggctctccgtctccgtctctcccaccgcagaagggaggtgtgacccctcggtgccgtcggcttctcgtcttctggcctctgcctataaaacaaatcctcccctctcggttaagctctcttggcgaagtacaccactttccagcagcgcaagttcttctcgttccacctccggcgagcaccagagatggaagagtaggcctccggaacgtgtctccgtcgtgggcttcacctgctcgggtgaagacgggcgattacatttttggggagtgtcggtggtggcacgactactcgctggtgaacctgtagcggtgcctcttcacggcgtccttttctgcactgcatcgagcggaacgactacaacaacaaagcaccatcatggcttttcctggtgcgagcggctccgccacagggtataatctccttcaccctcttctgagtttcatcatcaatatcatgatgttcctaggcaatactgctttcatattcagcatgctctgtttggttgatttggatgattatgctagtactggttttctggttccttttaattttgtgatcatcatgatcttgatatttgagaatacatcttttatatttatgatcatgtctgtgatgcttcagctatgtaaaacaatgtttcacatatgttttggctccataatttgtcttatcagcatgttaacatttgtcatgaattgtCTCTGTCTTTCtattcatgacttcactctcatttttattgcgttatttttatggattaaaataaatatgaaaatgccttattatTCAACAACTCCTACCTTGTCCGGTCCCAAGAAGACCACCGGAGGATGCTCATGGTACGCTTCTTGGCCTGCATTGACCTTGCACATGATCGCTACCCGCCGGAAGAATTATTCACCACACGGGATGGTGTTAGCTCCTGCATGGAGGTCTTCGAGGTGGACGTTATTGGGAGGCGGCTGATCCCACTGAACGGCATTGGCAAATATGCAGCATTCGTTGGTAAGACTTATTCTGTCATGCTTCCTACTGACAAGTTTCCAAAGCTTGCTCCCAATTTGGTGTACCTCAACTACCGCCACCAGAAATGGTGTGACTTGGGCATCTACTGCTTCAAGGACAGGAGGATAAGCCCACCAAGGGAGTTCACACAGGGTACTTATCGGAGGTTATTCCCTTGTGCCTGCCACTGGGAGCTTGCTGATTATCTGATCGTCGACATCCAACAGCTGAGGTAGTACTTCTTTCCTTCCCTTATCCAAGCCGAGCGCTCCCAAGCCCGGGCGTAAGTTTCGTAAGCCGGTCCGTGGCATGGGCACCTCGGCAGGCTCCGGGGTGTCAAGCCGCACCGCGAACGCCGTGTGTCTCAGATGCCAATAGGCCACACCGCCGATCACGATGCTCTGGCCAAGTTCGCGCGGTTCATGGCTCGCCATCTTTGGGCCCGACCTTCTAACCTCCGTGTTCCAGCGCTGGGTGTCCGACGAGTAGGACCGCATCACCGTGAAGCTGGGACGGTTGTAGACTATGACCAGCCGGAAGAAAGCCGACAATGGCCGTGGCGGGTCTCGGTCCTGGCTGGTGTAGAGCGCGCACGCGTAGTCCCCCGGGTTGTCCGCGCCGGCGAGAGGCGGGAGCAAGGCCGCCATGTGCCCCCTCACGGGGTTGCACACGCACAGCGTCACCCTGTACCGTTCCTGCTGGAGCTCTAGCACGAGCCAGCCGTTGCAGGCCGCGACGGGCCGGGCGTGCTCCAGCAGCTCGCGGCCACGATCGCCGCCCATCACGGCATCGGCTAGCGCGGTCCAGGACGGGCACCGCAGGCCGGTCAGCCTCGCCGCAGCGGTCGTCAGGACGAAGCAAGGCTGCGTCGTCTGCGCGGCGTCGGAGGAGACCGGCCGCCGCCTGCTGCGCACCCTGGTGCCGCCGCTCCCCTGGTAGAAGCAGCCTAGGGTGAGGCCGGGCAGGGACGACGGCAGAGGCAGGGCGCCTGAGAGCACGGCGGCGTCCTTGGCCACGACGCGGGCCCAGCGCCGGCAGGTGGCGGCGGCGCGTACCACGTCGGCTGCGCTGGGGAGCCTGGCCAGGACGGGCGAGAGAGCGTCGTCTGGTATGGAGATGAGGGCCGTGCCATCGTCGTCGCTGCCATGCAGGTCGCCGTCGTCGTAGGTGCAACAGCAGCTCGACGGCAGGGACGAGAAGCTCGACGGCGCTTGCTCCACACGTGACGGAATGCTAAATCCAGGTGACGTTGCACTCTTTCGATGATATTTTTCGGAGCGATAAAGTTTCGATGGTATTTTCCGGAGACTGATGCTATATATGAGACCAATTTTCCCATAAAGAAAAGGCAGCGGCGACTGCACCGACGAAGCCCACCGCTCCTGAAACCTCAGCCACCTGCGCCGTGGCCCCGCCGGAGCGCCGCCCCAGCTGTGCCCTCCGGCCGCCCCACCCCGCACCAGGGCTCAACGCTGGCCCCGCCAATCCCCGCCGCTGGCTCTCCGCTGCACGCGTCCCCGCTGCgacctcccctctctctctctccctctcccgacGTGGTGGCGCTGCGGGAGGCACAGAGCGCGCAGTCTGGTGGAGGATCTGCTCGGTGACCGGACCTGCTGCATTATCTGATCTGCGGCCGGCTTTGCCGTGGATGCACCGGATGGCGACGGCGCATCGCCTCTTCCTCTCCCCGGTGGTGCTTGCGCCCGGTTgcccttcctctccttcttcttccccctCCGAGTGCTTTTCATTTTTTAATGAGTTAGTACACACTTGTGGCTATGTTTCAATTGATGATCTGTATTCTGTAGTCATAGTTGGAGTAGCATGGTTTGGTCTCTAATAATTTGGGCTCAGTGTTTGGTTAGTATCTTTTTTTGGTACCTGGTATGTGTTACCATACACTAAAAGTTCAAGTAGACTGATGTTGGTGTGCTCGATTCCAGATCAAAATGAATTTTCAAGCCTCCTTCTTGGGTTCTACTTTGTGATGTTTTCTCCAACTGCTTTGTGATGTTCAGCATTTGTGCTTATTTCTTTGGGATTCAACTGATAGATTCATTTGTTACACGCCTCTACATATCTTATTGCTCTTTGTTCACATATTCGTTCCATCACTACAGAAAGATATGGCTCATTGTCTAAAAAAAAGGAAACCTACAATTAAGCTAAAAGGAATATGTAGACATTTATATGCTGTGATTTATTGATTCTTGCTCCTATGCAGCCTACGAGTTATCTCCTCCACATTTAGTTCCAGTTGAATTTTATGGCTGCTACTTTTAGTTGCAATCAATTTACTTTTCTCTTCAAGATGCAGCCAGAAGTCCCCTTTCCTTGATTTTTCAGGTTGTCGGCCTTTTTGTGCAGCTTCTCTGAATTTTTTTATTTCCTCACCCATCCATCTAGGTTGTGATGCTGGATACATATATAAACCACCACCAGCTTATCTGTGCATGGCACAACCTCAAAgaagatgatttttttttcaggACTATGGATACAAGCCGTGCACTTCCATTTTTGAAATGTAATGGCCAAGAGCCTATTTACTCTTTACAAAAAGGCGGTCCTTTGGGTGAGTGCGATCCTTTTgccccagtttttttttttttctccagCAGTCCTAATTCCTTTCCTCCTCCAGCTGTGGTGCCCAGGTGGTGTTTCGCAGTGACTCGGACAACAACAAATGGTCCTCCTGCACGCCTTTTCGGTGACTATGCTGCTTTTGCcgtttcttttcatcttcctATTCGTCTGATTCCTGGCGTTTGGCGCTGTACTGACCATATTTtgcttaggccccgttcgcttcgctgaaaaaacaagtcgaaatattgttccagctgatttgttgtgagaggaaaatactgttccggctgaaaaagacggattataagagaagcgaacagggccttaatAAGAAAGTTTACCATGTTTGCCTACAAACTAATTGATGGCACATCACAGTTGTGGCCACATGCCCTACGTATTATGAATATGACCTTTGTTGTTCAATTCAATGTTTATGTGTGCCTTATTGAAGTTGATAGATATATTTCCCATACCGAAGACATGTTCTTAGACATACATTTCAGGATAAATGACTGGAAAATGTTCAGGTGCCTTGGCAACGCCAAAATTTGTTTCTGTGCACTTAATGAACTTCTGTGAATTTCGTCATCTGAGGGTTGGTCAGAATTTGTGGATTTTATCATTCCAGTGTGAAAATGATGA
Coding sequences within:
- the LOC136451262 gene encoding uncharacterized protein, with the translated sequence MGKLSATSPGFSIPSRVEQAPSSFSSLPSSCCCTYDDGDLHGSDDDGTALISIPDDALSPVLARLPSAADVVRAAATCRRWARVVAKDAAVLSGALPLPSSLPGLTLGCFYQGSGGTRVRSRRRPVSSDAAQTTQPCFVLTTAAARLTGLRCPSWTALADAVMGGDRGRELLEHARPVAACNGWLVLELQQERYRVTLCVCNPVRGHMAALLPPLAGADNPGDYACALYTSQDRDPPRPLSAFFRLVIVYNRPSFTVMRSYSSDTQRWNTEVRRSGPKMASHEPRELGQSIVIGGVAYWHLRHTAFAVRLDTPEPAEVPMPRTGLRNLRPGLGALGLDKGRKEVLPQLLDVDDQIISKLPVAGTRE